The genomic segment ATGCTTTCCGACATCGTCCCCAACCACATGATCTCCATCGACGTCGACACCTTCCCGCCGGCGGCCAGGGCGCACGCCGAAACGCTGCGGGGCCGATCGATGCTGTGCCGGAAGGCGAAGCCGTTTCCGATCGAATGCGTCGTCCGCGGGTACCTCTCCGGATCGGGGTGGGCGGAGTACCGGGAGAAGGGCGAGGTGTGCGGCATCCCGCTGCCGAAGGGGATGCGCGAGTCGGACCGCCTCCCGGAGCCGATCTTCACCCCCGCCACCAAGGAGGAGAAGGGGCACCACGACGAGAACGTCACCTTCGACCGGATGGTGAAGGTCGTCGGGAAGGAGACGGCGGAGAAGGTGCGCTCGATCGTCGTCGCCCTCTACAACAAGGCGGCCGCGTATGCCATGGGGAAGGGGATCCTCATCGCCGACACGAAGTTCGAGCTGGGGACCGCGGACGGAGAGCTGATCCTGATCGACGAGGCGCTCACCCCCGACTCCTCCCGGTTCTGGCCCGCCGCCGGCTACGAGCCCGGGGGGCCGCAGAAGAGCTTCGACAAGCAGTTCGTGCGCGACTACCTGCTGACGCTTCCGTGGAACAAGACGGCGCCGGGGCCTCGCCTTCCCGCGGAGGTGGTCGAGAAGACCGCGCTCAAGTACCGCGAGGCGCTCACGATCCTCACCGGAAAAGACATCGGGTAGCGCCCGCGTGGGTTACTACCGCAAGATCTTCATCGCCAACCGGGGGGAGATCGCCTGCCGGGCCATCCGGCCGGCGCGGGAGCTGGGGATCCCCGTGGTGGTGGGATACTCCGACTGCGACGCCCTCTCCCTGCACGTGAAGCTCGCCGACGAGGCGGTCTACCTCGGCCCCTCCCCCGCGACGAAGAGCTACCTCGACATCGAAGTTGTGCTGCGCGCGGCGATCGATTCGGGCTGCGACGCCATCTTCCCGGGCTACGGCTTCCT from the Deltaproteobacteria bacterium genome contains:
- a CDS encoding phosphoribosylaminoimidazolesuccinocarboxamide synthase, which translates into the protein MLSDIVPNHMISIDVDTFPPAARAHAETLRGRSMLCRKAKPFPIECVVRGYLSGSGWAEYREKGEVCGIPLPKGMRESDRLPEPIFTPATKEEKGHHDENVTFDRMVKVVGKETAEKVRSIVVALYNKAAAYAMGKGILIADTKFELGTADGELILIDEALTPDSSRFWPAAGYEPGGPQKSFDKQFVRDYLLTLPWNKTAPGPRLPAEVVEKTALKYREALTILTGKDIG